AATCGCGGTGATTTGCGATTCGATCACCTCAGCGTTCGCGCCGGGATATGTCGTATCAACCGTGATGACGGCCGGATCGACGTTGGGATACTCACGCACGCCGAGGTAGGTGAAGCCGATCACACCGAACAGTATGATGATGATCGACAGCACCCAAGTCAACACCGGGCGTTGGATGCAGGTGGCAGAAAGGCTCATTATATCTCCTTGAGTGATTTCGAAAGGTGTTTTTGGACTGATATTATTCAGGCCTTCGGCGTTCGTAAGAACGCCAGCACAAACAAAATACCCAGAACCAAATCTATCACAGCCGAACTCAGAATGAGCGTATTAACGCGCTGTTGCGAATATAAAAACAAAACGGCAATGACGTAGCTGAATTTCTCTACGACTGCCGGTAGCATCATCAAGCGAAAGCGGCTGGGATTGCTGGCGATCATCAAAAAGGCAAATTGCCAGGCCAGCGTAACGCCGGCGAAGCCATAGAAGTATTCCGGATGCGTGATGGCCGGCGGATAATCGCGTGCGATCCGAGCTTCGGAAAAATACATTGGCGCGACCGCGAGAATGCCGTAAATGCCGGCGATGAGAAAAACCCATTTGGCAAATTTCATGATTCCGTTTGCTCGAGGAGCGAAGATTTTTTAGCGCGCCACCAGCTCAACGCGACGATTCTTGGCGCGACCCTCGGCGCTCGCATTTGAAGCTGCCGGCGCTAACGGCCCAACGCCGTAACCCTCGAGCCGGGTGGCGGCAATACCGTAATCCGTCACCAAAGCTTTGACCACGGCTTGCGCCCTTGCCGCGGAGAGCGTGCGGTTGTGCTCGAGGCTTGCTGTCATGTCTGTATGTCCAACCACGTAGAGTTTAAGAGTGGCGCGGTTTTTCAATAATTTTGCAATTTCATCAAGCGCGGGCTTCGATTCAGGTTTGATGTCGGCTTTGTCCGTATCGAAATAAATGCCATAGACGCTGACCTTGCCCTCGGCCTCAAGTCCTTTGGCCAGGGCAGCGGCGTCTACGACGACCATGTCTTCCTCCATGCCCATGATTTCGACGATATCGAGCTGCGTGCGGTTGCGGCCTACCATGAGCGCGAGGTACGCCGTGCCGCCGTCGTCGGCGATCTTTCCGCCAAGATAGCGCGGGTCGCCATCCGATGCGGCAAACAAGCCGTTGTAGCGATTCCAAGCGCTGCGCGCATAAGCCGGGCCGCAGTTATCCAGCTCGCATGTATAGATCACTTTCAAACCAGCGGCTTCAAGGGCCTTGCGATAATTGCTAAAAATCTCCAAAGTGGAACGGCCTTCAGGATTTCCATAGACGATGCGTGTGACTTTGCCCTTGAGGGTTTCGCCGAGAAATTCTCCCTGTGCGGTCCGGCCGGTAATCAATTTGTATTCGCCAAACTCTTCGGCATCTTTCTTTTGGATCGTCGATCCGGCATAGCGCGATACGAGCGGATGATCCTCTTGGGCATGGAGAGCGGAGGCGAAAATCGCCATAAACACGGTGGCACAAAGAATCACAGGCATTTTCTTCATGAAGAATTCCCTCAAGTTAGAAATTCAGCCGGCATCAGCTTATTGCTGTCTCGATATCTCCAAACGCGGCAGCGCCGCTTCGATCTGCTGCCGTTGCGGTTCCAGCCACGGCGGCAAAATGAGTTGCTCGCCCAAGTGTTCCATATCTTCGTCGCGATCAAAGCCGGGGCCGTCGGTGGCCAACTCGAACAACACTTCACCCGGCTCGCGAAAATAAACCGATTTGAACCAAAAACGATCGATTTGCTCGGTGGGGAAGAGGCCATCGTTGAAAAGATTCTCGCGCATCGCCATTTCCTCCTCGGAATCTTTCATGCGCCACGCAACGTGATGCACCGCGCCGCTTCCCCAGCGTCCGCGAGATTGTTGCGGCAGCTCTTTCACCTCGATGATTTTGCCGGAGCCGCCGCCATCAACCAGATAGCGCGACCAGTCTTGTTCGGAGCCGAGCAGCGAGAACCCCATGCTTGCGGTGAGCGTTTCTGCGGTAGGGGAGAGGCGGCGTACCCATAGCCGCACGCTGTGCATGCCGCGCAATTGATGCTCAACTGGAACCGCGCTTTTTTCCCACGGCACAAACGCGCGTGCGTCATCCGTTTCCACCAGCGCCAGTTGCAAGCCGTGCGGATCTTTGAAAGGCAGCGTGGTTTCGCCGAAGCGCGTTTCAAGCGCGCCGTAATTCACGCCCATCTTGTCGAAACGCTCGCGCCAATACTTCAGACTTCCTTTTGGAACGGCAAAAGGAACTTCCACGACCAGGCCGGTTCCCAGCCGTCCGGGCCCCATGCCCGGCCAGGGAAAAAACGTGAGATCGGTTCCGGGCGTGCCGGCGCCGTCGGCATAGAACAAATGATAGGTATCGGGCGCGTCTTGATTGACGCTTTTCTTCACCAAACGCATGCCCATCACGCCGGTGTAAAAATTCAGATTCTCCTGCGCCTCGCCGGCGATGGCAGTGAGATGGTGGATGCCGTGAACGGAGTTTTTCATCGGATTGCCGTTTTTAGTTGTTCAAAACCAGAATGCGCTGTGATATAGTCCACGCGGTGCCTGCAATTCTCACGAAATAAATTCCGGAGGCCAGCGCATTCGTGTCCAGCATGAACTGCTGTTGCTGTTGAGAGACCGCCGCCGTTTGCGTGCGTACCAATTGCCCTTGAATATTGTACAATTGCACCACGAGCGGCGAGGCTGGTTGATTTAATTCCACCGTCACCCTCTTGCCGCTGCTGACGGGATTGGGAAAGACTCGCGCTGTAAATGTTGCAGGCGGCGCAGCAATCGCTGGCGCCTGTGCAACATGAGTAATTTGTCCATTGAAATAGCGCTCGGCGTACAAAAACGCATTGACGCCAATCTTTCTGCCGATTAAGCGGCCGGGCATATCATCCACCGGCGGGTGAATGCCGCCCCAAATCCGTGAGAGGCTGCATTGATCCGAGGCGTCGCGATAGGTTGCCCATTGCAGCTTTAAATCGACGCTCGGACCATCTTCAAAAACCAGGTATTCGTTGCGCAGCGCTTGAAACTCAGCCATGCCGCCGGGGAAATATTCGTCGCCGGTGAGCAGCGTCATGACTTCCGCCGCAGCGCGCGAGAACGTCGAATGCCCGGAAACAAAGCCGGCAAACGGCGGCGTAATGAAGGTTGGGCGCTGATACGGCCACCAATTTTCACCGAGAATCCAACCCACGCCGGCAACATCAACCTCGGGATCGTTGATAAAATCATGCGCGCGCCAGGCCTTGATTTTAATTTTGCCGTAATTCGCGGCATCCAATTGCGCCAGCGAATCGCCTTCCAGCACGACTTCAATGAAACCGGGAATTAAAGGCAGGCCGAGCGGAGAATAATGCGGAAGATTGGGATCAGAACTTTGCCCGCGATCCGCCATCCAGCGGATTGCCGAGATGGGGCGAACGTAGTCGTACCAACCTTTGATGCCCCAGGCTGAAATCGCGGCGTCATGCACGGCGCCGCCCAAAACAAAATAGGCCTTCACATCCCATTCCAAATCTTCGACGATCGGGCCCGTACCGCGAAACCGTTTTTCAAAAGCCGGATGATCATTGACATAATTCAAAAC
The genomic region above belongs to Cytophagia bacterium CHB2 and contains:
- a CDS encoding DUF4892 domain-containing protein, which translates into the protein MKKMPVILCATVFMAIFASALHAQEDHPLVSRYAGSTIQKKDAEEFGEYKLITGRTAQGEFLGETLKGKVTRIVYGNPEGRSTLEIFSNYRKALEAAGLKVIYTCELDNCGPAYARSAWNRYNGLFAASDGDPRYLGGKIADDGGTAYLALMVGRNRTQLDIVEIMGMEEDMVVVDAAALAKGLEAEGKVSVYGIYFDTDKADIKPESKPALDEIAKLLKNRATLKLYVVGHTDMTASLEHNRTLSAARAQAVVKALVTDYGIAATRLEGYGVGPLAPAASNASAEGRAKNRRVELVAR
- a CDS encoding ring-cleaving dioxygenase, whose protein sequence is MKNSVHGIHHLTAIAGEAQENLNFYTGVMGMRLVKKSVNQDAPDTYHLFYADGAGTPGTDLTFFPWPGMGPGRLGTGLVVEVPFAVPKGSLKYWRERFDKMGVNYGALETRFGETTLPFKDPHGLQLALVETDDARAFVPWEKSAVPVEHQLRGMHSVRLWVRRLSPTAETLTASMGFSLLGSEQDWSRYLVDGGGSGKIIEVKELPQQSRGRWGSGAVHHVAWRMKDSEEEMAMRENLFNDGLFPTEQIDRFWFKSVYFREPGEVLFELATDGPGFDRDEDMEHLGEQLILPPWLEPQRQQIEAALPRLEISRQQ